The genomic stretch atggtgccctcttctggtgttcaggtatacatgcaggcagaacattttatacttagtaaaataaataaatcttaaagaaaaaacaacaacaacaaaagaaatcccTCTTCAGGTCAGTGGAGGGCAAGGTCAAACAGGAACTGGCCAgtcaacagtaaaacaaaaatgtgtTAGAAGGCTCTGATTGAAGCAGGAAAAAGGATAAATCCACCATGCAACTCCACACATTCAAGTGTCTCCTTGTGACTCCTCTCCTGTGAACCCTCCCCAGAAACCAAAATGGAACAGAAGTTCAGCTCTTCATGGGACACTCTATCAGGGTTCAACTTAGAGTCTCTGCAAAGCACCAACAAcctaaacaaacagaaaccctgCCTATGGAAAAGATGTCATCAGAAATGAGAGGACCCGTCTCCATAGAAACTACATCTTTGAGAGACTGAACTTGTAATGTTAGGAATACTTCCCATATTATTTACCCCATCCCAAGTCATTCAGGTGTTTGAATACAACGTTAACGTCTACTCAACTGTCCTGGGTATGCTATCCACTCTAACATGATCTAAGACAAACTCCAAATTAGACACTAGCACTGGTCTCATTCCCTCTTCTGCACTTATCCTTTGCAGTTGACTTTGTACCAGTGACTTAATTTCAAGGAATCTGGTTTGATCAGCCTAAGTAGCACAGAGCAACTTCCTAAGGGGAAAGACACCTATTTTAAGCCAGCCCTAACTTATGGACTTCAAAGCAGAATTGAAATGATTTacagcttcctctccctcctctattaCATGTAACAGTGAGCTAAGATGATGAGCTCTGCGTGAGCTGTAACAAGGATGTTCTTagatttctaaatatttaaaatcatCCATGTGGTTACTTCAAAACCATCACTATGTTAGCAGATACTTATAGATAGAAATTGACACATCAAAACACTTCCTGTTGTATTGGCACTTCAGAGGAGTACCCAAAAGTACTATAGTAAAAGAACAAAATTAGAGTAGGCACAAAACTGTCagttatttttcttcacaaaacAAAAGAGGAGGCAATTATTAAATTGTCATTGTCTTAGTGATAGCCCACTGATTAACTGTGATGCATGATTAACCTCAGCTCTGTTTTACAAGCATCCTTAACAGCAAAATCATATAAAAGGTGTTCAAGTGTTTAACTGGAAGTAGGTTTATTAAAATTAAAGTTGTCTCTTCTTCTCCTGGAAGCTAAGCGAGCTTAAGAACAGCTAGGTTCACAcagaataaaactttatttgttgGACATTTCTTTTAACATTCCAAACCCAGTTGTTGGAAGTGACTTTACCAAGAAAAGCCAACTCCTAGTCTTAGGATAAAAAGCCACACCTCTGGTCTTAGATTTTCTTTCTGAGAATAACTTGTGTTCTCTTATACATTTATATGGCTATCAAAACAAATACTTAGATGTGTTCAACAGTGACAAATCTTTACCTTTCGGGCAAAGTTTGCTTTGGAAACATCAAAAGTCATTCGGAGCACCTTGGGTGATTAATACATAAATTAGCTTAAACATGATATGATTTTCTGGAACCCAGGATGCTGAACACTTTAAAAGAATTTTTGAAGGTTCATTGCTGAGAGATGAAATAAAGCTACCACTATCCCTCTGATGCAAAGGTTAAGTTTCAGTAGGTTCAGGACTCCCTATTCTAACCTACTATGTTTCCTTCAGTGCCTCAGAAAAGCCACATTTCCTTGGGTTGGTAAAGCTGCTTGGCTTCCCTGGGACTGTGAACAAAGAGTCAGTGATCCTACTCTCTGGAAAAGGAATTTGTGGTGATGCTTTCTTAGTCTGTTTTCTATTGCTATACATGAACAGCACAGCCCAATTTTTAAAGAATGGCTATTTGTTTCACTAATGGTTTTTGAGGCTGGAAAGAATTTGTCCAAGAATTTGATACTAGCATCTGGTGTGGGCTTTTATCCTGTATCATAACCAGGCAGAGGCATCacatgataaaacaaaacaagcaggcTAGCTTaggtttctcttcctcttcttaaaAAGCCACTAATGCCAGTATTGGGATTATACTTTTTATTCAATTTTCATTACTACTCTAAGATCCCACCTCCAAATACCATTAGCATATGACTTTGGGAATTAAAGTTCCAGTCATGAAATTTGAGGGACAATGGCAAATTGTAGCACCATCCCTGACTTAGAATTTACCATGCAGCTTATAGCCTGAGCTCTGGAATGAAGCAattgtgatttttgttgttgttgttatttggagCGGAGgcttgtttggatttttttgtttgtgtctttggttgtttggctggttggttttggtttggtttgggttgggttgggtttggtttcatttattttgttttgctctaAATTTCTTTAAGTCTCCAGTCACTTTGGTTCATAGAATCTTGTACTTTCTTCATAGCTCTGTCATATACCCTCTCTTTCAGATAGATCTCCAAATCTAAATCCTTGGGGGGAATTTGGATAATGAGCTAACTTTATCAACTGCCCCATTAGGAGGTGTCCGTACACTGGGCATTCTATATCCATCAAAGACAGCTTTATCCTACTTCTCTAAGGAGGCAGTCATGGAAAAAGAGCTTTCACTGGAAGCACATGGACAGCAGTATGTCTGGTATTGTTGATTCTCTTTTGAAGCTATCTTTGCTATGGGGATGAGGGTGTAGAAAGCTCAGCTTTCAAGTAAGCAAAGCTGGCCTCCCTGCCCCCAGTGCTCCCATTCCTGTGTAGCCTTCTATGCCTTCTCCTGCCCCAACCTACAGGAGCATTATGTCTCCTGTGTCCCACCCAGGGGTCTCCACCCTCTTGGTTAACATCTTTCTCAACCATCCATGGATCTCTACTGCACCGCTCACCTGGGCTCTCATTCCAGTGTCTACATCACTTAcaagaatccagcaactcctctCCATCTTTGGTCTCTCTCATGTGTCTGCAGGGCCTGCCAAGTCCCTTCCTGCGTTGCCCTTCACAAAGACTCTTGGATCGTGTGGTTCGACGCTATGCTGAAGTGGCTGATGCTGGCAGCATTTTCATGGACCACTTCACCGACCGTGACAAGCTGCGTCTCCTCTACACGCTGGCTGTCAATGCACACCCCATCATTCTGCAGGTACTGTGACTCCCACAAGCTCCCAAGTTTTGTTACTACCTTGGACTCTCAGACACCTCCCTTAAGTTGATTTTTCTCCCCTTCTTGCTGCATATCTTAGGGCCATGAATCTGTACCAGTACATTTACAACATCAGGTAAATGTTTGCCAGCCTTGGCAGCTAGTGAGGAAAGAGGTATGGGAGGGTAGGGCTGAGGGTGTGGGTAGCAGGGAACAGTAGCCAACTTCAAAAGTTGAGGCAGCCAAGAAGGGCTTTGTGAAGGAAGGCAAATTTATCTCTGCCACCAAGATAAGTAAGATTTGAGCAAGCTCAGGGTCTGGTGAAACAGCCACCCAGAGATGCACCCTGTGGCTATGtttggagaagagaaaagaaaaaactagaAGTGACATAACTGAAGAGCAGTCAAATTAATATGGATGTACTGGGGCCTGGGGACACTTAGTGAAAAAGAGACACTTACCATGTTAAGAGGCATCCACAGAATTTGTGCAGCTAAATCCCCCTGACAAAGGGTAAGGACATCTAAATGCCATAACAGACAGAAAGGATACCAGAGGTtgaaggggaagaaaggggaatGAAAGACAAGTTAAAGGTGGGGGATgggtgggagaggagaaagagtagtaagagggcagaagggagggaaggaggaggaaaaaaaaaagaaagaaaagcaggacaTAGTGACAGAATGAGACCATTTTTAAAGTACCATAATATAAAGATACAGGTAGAGAAGAAGGGAGCCACAACAAAGACAGTTCCTAAATATTAGCCAAAAAACTAATGGCTGGCTACACAATGCAGACTATTGGATTCTTGCTACATGCCAGATGTTGTACTGAAGACTTGCAGTCACCATCAGTTAGTGCTCATTGTGAAATCCCCCCAGAATGTTATTTTTGTCTCCGCTTGGgcttagataaaaaaaaaaaaaagtgtcagccATGAAACCTAATCCTAAAGGTGTCTATCATCAGAGACATCAGAAGCTGTACTCTTCCTGCTAAAACCTGCCTAGTATCTTTGTCACTAAACATTCTAATGACAGAGAAGGAGCTGCCATTTGCCCTGCATGCTCAGGGGTCTTCTTGGAGGCCTTTTACCCACAATACTAGCTTTTGTTGCCACCTTGGTTATCCTAAGGCTTGGCTCCTGAGAAACCTGGCCTGTGACCATGGGGCTGAGACACTACACATAATCCTGGGCTTTACCCAAAAAGAATGTGGTATGGGACCCAGGTGTGACTTTACACATTTATACAAGGTCAGTAAGTCCAGGATGTCCCTCTGAGACAGAGAAAATTCAAAAAGCAAAGAGCATGAGTTCTTTATAACATGACTTAAAGGGGGTAGAAGATAGCAGAAAAttgtcagagagagggagagacagacagacacagagagagtgcTATCAtgtctactttttgttttgttttctgtcatgCTGGGGATGAGACCAAGGGCCTAGCTAAGCAGTCTGCTACTAAGATGCATCACCCAGACTTTGTTTACTTAAGAAGGTAAACAAAGGGTAGAGCGGTATTTGTAATTATTGTTATCATTTCTAGTTCtagattcattttaaaaaatgatcaaCAATTGAAATCCTAACATGGACATGGAGTATTCCACATGGTCCTAGCCTGAGATAAAGAGCTACAGGTGGTCAATGGCTACTAAGAGAGGGAAAATAAGTCTTTTTCTGGACAAAATCCCACATAGACTGTCCAATTGCAAATGGTCAGCTCTGGTCACATATGCATATGAATAACACTAAATGAACTCTGTaggttatatatacatgtatgaagatatatgtatataaatatatgtatctatgtgtagCAATAATAAAGACTAGAGCATAAATTTTGGAGAAAGAAGGGGGAcagaggaggaagtagaggaaAAATGGATGGGTGGTAATGATGGAGATGCAGCTCATTTATTAAGTGTAAAAAACCAAACTTTtcaaaatggccaagaaaaaTCCAGCTACTATTCCCTCCTCACTTTCCATCTCCCAAATCCACAAGTTGAGTGCTCTTACAAGGAGACAGGATGGGCTACACTTTCCCAGATCAGTGCTAGTCTGTCTAGAAGCTTCCCTCCATTTGAGAAGAATTTTTGAGCCTGTAGTTTCCTGAACTAGTCAGATTTGCTCAACCTAGCAGTGGGGACAGCAAAGGGACAGGCATCTGCATGATACCTGTCCTCTTCCAGAGCTAAGTACTTGCATTGTTCTATTTATTCGTGAGCTCTGTTGAGCAAACTGGCCTCAATCCTCCTGTATCAGCTTCCTGAACAGCTAGGACTATAAACACACATGATACCTTGCTTgtaatagttattattattactattattattattattatttgtcttGCAGTTAACCCTGAAGTTgatctttaattatttttccttGGCTTCTAAGCAATGAAATCTTGAAAATTGCAGACTAGtcaaattttttaaatgacacaACTTAAAAGAAACATACTTGCTGAATCCTGGGTACCACTGAAAATTACTGAAGGTTGGTTAGCATTCTCAGGTCCTACTTAGAGAAAGTTGTGAAATCTGATCCACAGCACAGATGAGAGCAGCCTCCTTCCTGAATTCTTCCATCAGCAATGCACTACAAAAGTAGGAGAAGGGTGGGAGCTTTACCATGTTCCAAAAGGTATTAAAAAGTTGAAGAaatgttttgccagcatgttttGAGATCCATGCTGGCAATAAAAGTTACTTATGTGGGCTGTGGGTGAAAGTAGAAAGCTGCCTCTATGagatttctctttctgtgtctaaTGCCTGTTTCTTCTGGCTTGGCAGATCTTCCCTGGGGCAGAAGGCTGGCCAATGCCCAAGTACCTGGGCTCCTGTGGTAGATTCCTGATCAGTACCCGCACCAGGCCACTGCAAGAATTTTATGATGCACCTCCAGAGCAAGCTGCTGACCTTGCCTACCAACTCCTTGGGGTCCTGGAATCCCTGAGGAGCAATGATTTAAACTATTTCTTCTACTTCACCCATGTTGATGCAGGCATGTTTGGCATCTTTGACAATGGGCATCTGTTCATCCGGGATGCCAGTGCACTAGGCATCATCGACAAGCAGGAAGGTACTCAGCATGAGCTTCACAGAGCAGCTGTCAAGGGGGATGTCAGGGTGACCAACGCTAAGGAGAAGTGATCTAGGGTCACACTTAATCCAGGTTTTGGAAATAGTATTGGTCATAGAACAATGTCCCCTCACccctttttcaatttcttttcatcttcatttCTGAAGGAAAAGGGAACATAGCCTTGCTTGTGACAAACATTGTCCATGGTGGTATAAACCTAGGTGAACCCTCCCAGGGCAGTTCTCtatttcactcacacacacacaagtcacaAGCTTTTCTCCCTCAAGCTTTTCTCCTCAGATGTTCTTAGCCCTAACCTAAAACATAATTCCTGGCCGGATACACTAGTACACTTTGCAGTGTTGACACACTCACTTTGTAATGTTtgaaaattacaaaaacaaagaagcaaatgaGATATGTGAGAAAGTAATGTTTCTCAATGTTTACAAAGGTTCAGCCAATGCTCTTGAGTCTATTAACCAAGAGTTTCTCAAGGTGACCAAGTTTGCAGAGCACAATAATacaataataggaaaaaaaagattttttttccagtttgtgacactttttttttaacaaattcagcaaaaacaaagaaaccaaacctcttttcttcctgttttacCTTTATTAAGAAGAATCAAATTAGAAGGAAGGTTGATCACAGAGTATTCAAGCTATGCAAAGATCAGTCCCATTGCATATTCTGGATGGCatgacccccccccacacacacacacaaatttttatTCTAAATGTGCAATCAAACCAATCTTAATACCATCCCTACTTCCCTAATTTAGTAATAATAGGAAAATAACAATGTGGTTATGATTTCTGCAATTAGAGTCCAGCTCCCCAGGAACAGTGGTTTTCCCAAGCTTGGACCTTCGCCTAATTGTGGGAGAGTGTTACTCAATGCTCTTCTCTGAAGGGGCTATTATGTTTCTGATCCCTAAATCTTCCACTGATAGAGTAATACTTCGAGACTAAACCATTTCACTCAGCAATTCTAGTTGGCAGTGTCACACCCcatcctaacacacacacacacacacacaaacgaatAGGTTGTACAGTATCTGAtatttttgatttcttttctagGCAGCCAAGCAGCTGCTAGGACTGGAGAGAACGAAGACATTTTTAGCTGCCTGGTTTCTGGTTACCAGGGCCAGATGTCCTCCTGTGACACTATCCCTGAGAAGCAAAGCCAAGTGCTGGCATGTCAGCAGTTGCTGCCTCAACTTCTTCGGGGAAAGTTTCCCTCCCCTGTGCAAGAGGAAATAGACTCTGCTCTCAGCCTGTGTAGCAAGGATTCCAGCACAGACCTGGAAGTTCTCGAAGCCACCAGTCGGCTGAAGGACATCTTGAGACCTCTGAGAACCTGTGATCCTAGATTTGCTTACCGTTACCCAGACTGCAAATACAATGACAGGTTTTGAGTGACTGGGGCCTCACTAGCCTGAAGGGACAATCCATAAGCTCTTCCATGTCCTTGGTTGAGTTGCTGCCAAATTGTAAAAAGCCattcaattttaaatatttaagtacATTCATTTCCTAAGAAACACTCAAAACTAGTGAGAGAACCCCTGACACTACATGACTGGTATCACTGGCTAGTACACCATGGCAGAGTCAGGAGGTAGACATAGGAAGACCCAGGTGTGAACACTCAATGTCTTTGAACCTCCGTTAGACTGTCGCAAGTTAAAGAAAATAGAGATATGAAGGGCACAGAAATACAGTTGCATCCCACAAAGCATGTTCCAGAAGCATACACAGGTAGGCAAGTGAGAAAGTTCCACGTGTTGTGAGGTTGCTATAGGTAGAAGGCTTTTTGAAGTCAGGACTTTAGGCTGCTGGAACTTAAGGTCCTACTCTCTTGCATCTATGAGAAGATACTATAAGCCAGAGGGATGTGCTCACACACGAGCAGCTACTGTACCCTGTAGGTACCAGGGACTCCTTATACATGTGTGGAAGTGAATCACCACAAGAACTGGTAAGGCACTAAAGGTAAAAAGTGAGCAAGGGCAACTGGGGTCAATGTGCTTGCTCAGGTCCTCTAAAAGGCAAGTGTAAAGCACAATTACCTGAGTTTTTTTTTAGAGGACATGCATATGGGCAAGGcaagaagagaaacaggaaaagcTAAAAGGTCAACTCATGCTGTGGTCTGACCCTCAAAAGATAGGCAATGCAAGAAAGACTGTCTGGGTGTCTACAAGACCAAAATGGAGGCATACACTAAAGGAGCCTCATATCTCCCATGAATAGATCTGTTTTACTATCCCTGTGTGTTCAGAGATAGCCAGAACAGGCTGCAGCAAGTGCGGCTACAGCTTACTTGTAAAGACCAATTTCAGGGCACAGCATCCTGAGGCACTGGACAGGTTCCATTGCTCATTGTACCTGCAACCTGGGACTATGGCCTGCTCTCTTCCTACCACATGAGGAGTCCTAAAACTCTCATCTAAATGTAGCCTTAAAAGTCATTAtagaaacaacttttttttttcaaagtcaacCAATGGAATACAGTTTACTCAACAACTGCTTTGATATTCCTTTGAAATATTTAACTACATGGTTTATAGGGCTCTATGCATGATATCATTTAGCCTAAGACCTTTGCCTAGCCTCCCAGCAAGACTTCTACTCCTGGAGATTGTTCAGTCTACCTCCTATTTTCTACCTCTATTTCAGCACCTTGGAATTCAGAACACCTGGCTTAACAAGCCTCGCTATACACATAGGGAAACAGAGACTCAGGGAAGCAGTGATTTGCTGGTATACTGCTAAAACCTTCCCTACCAATCCATTCCCCTGGTGCCTTCCTCATCAGTCTCAGACTCTCATCTTAGACTTTACAATTCTAATTTCATTCACATATTTAAAGTTTAACCCCAAGGATCCTGTCTTGTGGTATACTGAGTAGCCTTCTGATTTTGCCTTTTGAAAGCAAATGCTGTTTTTGTGCAGCTGTGTGCACATCTGCAGTGCAGGCCAAAGGAGGACAGATAACCATTAAGCAGGGCATAACACTTTGGAGTGGTCTGGAAATGGCTCCCCATCTAGTGACTTACTGCAAGGTCAGGAGGTTGAAAAGTCCCCTTTCTCACACATTTTGAGGACAAAGCAGACTTGTTCTCATCATCATGATTACAGACTTAGGTGCTATCTCCACATGACATCCTCTCAGCTCCATGCCATCTTTTGTTTCTGCTACAACCTATCTGGAGTAGACATGCAACAGAGGAACCAGGCTTCCCTTCATAAGGGACACATCTTTCCTAAGGAGAGGAGTGTCATTGGCAAGAGGCACTGACTGTCGGCCCTTTGGACTCTACTTTGGTCACTCTGTGGCTTCACTCTAAGCCACATCTGTCCTAAAGCATGCCCATGCCGAGTCACTGGGCTTGGAAAGATATAATGCCTTGACCAATTTGGCCCCCTTAGCTACAACTCTGATGGACGATTGTTATTCCAAATTTCTCCACACATCAGACCAACATACTTCTGGCTCTGCATCATAGTCTAATTTCCATtgctcctcctttccctctgaaCTTTTTTCTACAGGTATTGACTAAACTACTTGTACCAGTGAGAGACCAAAATGGTGGTTCCAGAAAAGTATGTTAACATTTTAGTCCTCAGAGGCTGTGACAATTACTTCACATGGGAAAAGATGTGGTTAAGGATCCTGGGACCTTGCAGGATTATCTAGGTAGGTCCTAAGTGTCAGCCCATGAGTCCTCttaagagggaggcagagggactTTTGAAAAAGAAGAACCAGTGATGCGAACACAGAGATGAGGACTGAATGATGAAACTATA from Meriones unguiculatus strain TT.TT164.6M chromosome X, Bangor_MerUng_6.1, whole genome shotgun sequence encodes the following:
- the Dipk2b gene encoding divergent protein kinase domain 2B isoform X1; translated protein: MEPRHGAATATFHQRWPAQVLLWVSTLSCSFSSPASLPPSLVPRVRSSYTLGRTFLGLDKCNACIGTSICKKFFKEEIRFDNSLASHLGLPSQDLVSYAANYTDDSKTWRPVEISRLVSKYRSDISDRRICASASTPKTCSIDRILRKTGRFQKWLQAKRLTPDLVQGLPSPFLRCPSQRLLDRVVRRYAEVADAGSIFMDHFTDRDKLRLLYTLAVNAHPIILQIFPGAEGWPMPKYLGSCGRFLISTRTRPLQEFYDAPPEQAADLAYQLLGVLESLRSNDLNYFFYFTHVDAGMFGIFDNGHLFIRDASALGIIDKQEGSQAAARTGENEDIFSCLVSGYQGQMSSCDTIPEKQSQVLACQQLLPQLLRGKFPSPVQEEIDSALSLCSKDSSTDLEVLEATSRLKDILRPLRTCDPRFAYRYPDCKYNDRF
- the Dipk2b gene encoding divergent protein kinase domain 2B isoform X2, whose translation is MEPRHGAATATFHQRWPAQVLLWVSTLSCSFSSPASLPPSLVPRVRSSYTLGRTFLGLDKCNACIGTSICKKFFKEEIRFDNSLASHLGLPSQDLVSYAANYTDDSKTWRPVEISRLVSKYRSDISDRRICASASTPKTCSIDRILRKTGRFQKWLQAKRLTPDLVQGLPSPFLRCPSQRLLDRVVRRYAEVADAGSIFMDHFTDRDKLRLLYTLAVNAHPIILQIFPGAEGWPMPKYLGSCGRFLISTRTRPLQEFYDAPPEQAADLAYQLLGVLESLRSNDLNYFFYFTHVDAGIQAAARTGENEDIFSCLVSGYQGQMSSCDTIPEKQSQVLACQQLLPQLLRGKFPSPVQEEIDSALSLCSKDSSTDLEVLEATSRLKDILRPLRTCDPRFAYRYPDCKYNDRF